From Musa acuminata AAA Group cultivar baxijiao chromosome BXJ3-8, Cavendish_Baxijiao_AAA, whole genome shotgun sequence, one genomic window encodes:
- the LOC103996020 gene encoding ethylene-responsive transcription factor ERF062 gives MEDQFPFLRGGIEFNGVKVLPSDLQHSHRSSSSSCVLSFLNPRTLLPSSSSASAAAAAAAAAASESPNMATFLLQKQRHHESGIAGCLQCSVSCNMIEFCSTRERRPTKLFRGVRQRHWGKWVAEIRMPRNRTRVWLGTFDTAEDAAMAYDMAAYKLRGDSAYLNFPHLKHDLHELGSPHLHSSVASLLEAKLNALCNSSSSSSSSSGSCKQKKAGKDDKSAVASITRTPRKEGLQSDQGRREISQQELLISGGDAEGVLLSRMPSLDMDMIWDSLPMPAAET, from the coding sequence ATGGAAGACCAGTTTCCGTTTTTGAGAGGCGGCATAGAATTCAATGGTGTGAAGGTACTGCCATCAGATCTCCAACACAGCCACAGGAGTTCGTCTTCCTCCTGTGTTCTCAGCTTCCTCAACCCAAGAACTCTACTGCCTTCATCATCCTCtgcatctgctgctgctgctgctgctgctgctgctgcttcagaGTCGCCAAACATGGCCACCTTTCTTCTGCAGAAACAGAGACATCATGAATCCGGCATTGCAGGGTGCTTGCAGTGCTCGGTCTCTTGCAACATGATCGAGTTCTGCTCGACGCGGGAGCGGCGGCCGACGAAGCTGTTCCGAGGGGTGCGGCAGAGGCACTGGGGGAAGTGGGTGGCGGAGATAAGGATGCCGAGAAACCGGACGAGGGTGTGGCTGGGGACGTTCGATACTGCCGAGGACGCCGCCATGGCGTACGACATGGCCGCCTACAAGCTCAGGGGCGACTCTGCCTATCTCAACTTCCCCCACCTCAAGCACGACCTGCATGAGCTTGGCTCTCCTCATCTGCACTCTTCCGTTGCCTCCTTGTTGGAGGCAAAGCTCAATGCCCTCTGcaactcctcttcttcctcctcctcctcctccggtagCTGTAAGCAGAAGAAAGCTGGTAAGGATGACAAGTCTGCGGTTGCTTCCATCACCAGGACTCCACGCAAGGAGGGGTTGCAGTCAGATCAGGGGAGAAGAGAGATCTCACAGCAGGAGTTGTTGATCTCCGGAGGTGATGCGGAAGGAGTTCTACTGAGCAGGATGCCTTCTTTGGACATGGACATGATATGGGATTCCCTCCCTATGCCAGCAGCAGAAACTTGA
- the LOC103996019 gene encoding uncharacterized protein LOC103996019 gives MSPSSSLGLFTSICLLQSVVAVTCGALMMFYLDEIAAFGHGWETAGKLRGSTPHDQLLIQTSDSFAGLLLLAVGFLLFMVAFVRDHGFQIFFAKGCILLHAAMALWRVYFERRLEDLAHDWPRQLVGDLVLSLSWVFFLVYSWREKYD, from the coding sequence ATGTCGCCGTCGTCTTCGTTGGGGTTGTTCACGTCGATCTGCCTGCTCCAATCGGTGGTGGCGGTCACGTGTGGGGCGCTGATGATGTTCTACCTGGACGAGATCGCGGCGTTCGGGCACGGATGGGAGACGGCGGGCAAGCTGCGCGGCTCGACCCCGCACGACCAGCTACTGATCCAGACGTCCGATTCCTTCGCCGGTCTTCTCCTTCTCGCCGTCGGTTTCCTTCTTTTCATGGTCGCCTTCGTCAGGGACCACGGTTTCCAGATCTTCTTCGCCAAGGGCTGCATCCTCCTCCACGCCGCCATGGCCCTGTGGCGCGTCTACTTCGAGCGCCGTCTCGAGGACCTCGCCCACGACTGGCCCCGCCAgctcgtcggcgacctcgtcctcAGCCTCTCCTGGGTCTTCTTCCTCGTCTACTCCTGGAGGGAGAAGTACGACTAA
- the LOC135644639 gene encoding plant intracellular Ras-group-related LRR protein 3-like, which produces MDPNPKSFPILSYVMSRIASFKAPQAVDHHDVEQPPPLDRPIRRHDGVGGGDIDLVVERLPRLQHPALLASMASAVTEVAQTRSVLRLLGDRPDHEAVDAARARVAEIDADLSRGLEEIVRAPRPEGVDRLRWRAEQAEREKGCRAEAEREKAALRAVIQLDEMHEAYEKLLREAENRLVKMYGSAAEGGDVGDGKQGAEMGQEEGEEVNEEVIDILQGGPGKSLERVDLSGRHLRYLPEAFGKLRGLLYLNLSNNQLKAVPDAIAGLEYLEELHLSSSSLVSLPDSIGLLLNLKILDVSANKLKSLPDSISKCRSLVELNASYNELTYLPTNIGHELQSLEKLWIHLNKLRSLPTSVCEMRALRLLDAHFNELRGLPYAIGNLSNLEVMNLSSNFSDLQELPASFGDLINLRELDLSNNQIHALPNTFGRLDKLTKLNLDQNPLVVPPLEVIMQGVEAVKDYMAKRLLDILLEDENSMAEEMSPTQAGNGWLMRSTSWLNSWVSGVSGSVAGYLGSGQKSFRDPYLDQQL; this is translated from the exons ATGGATCCAAACCCTAAGTCCTTTCCCATCCTCTCCTACGTGATGTCAAGGATCGCCTCCTTCAAGGCCCCCCAAGCCGTCGACCACCATGACGTCGAGCAGCCACCTCCGCTCGATCGCCCCATCCGTCGCCACGACGGCGTCGGCGGTGGCGACATCGACCTGGTGGTGGAGCGGCTGCCCCGACTCCAGCACCCGGCCCTCCTCGCGTCCATGGCCTCTGCTGTCACCGAGGTCGCCCAGACCCGCTCCGTCCTCCGCCTCCTCGGCGACCGCCCCGACCACGAGGCCGTCGACGCCGCCCGCGCCCGCGTCGCCGAGATCGACGCCGACCTCTCCCGGGGGCTCGAGGAGATCGTCCGGGCTCCCCGCCCCGAGGGGGTCGACCGGCTTCGGTGGCGGGCGGAGCAGGCGGAGCGGGAGAAGGGGTGCCGGGCGGAGGCGGAGCGGGAGAAGGCCGCGCTGCGGGCCGTGATTCAACTGGACGAGATGCACGAGGCGTACGAGAAGCTGCTGAGGGAAGCCGAGAACAGGCTGGTCAAGATGTATGGATCCGCCGCTGAGGGCGGCGATGTCGGCGACGGTaagcagggtgctgagatgggacaggaggaaggggaggaggtGAATGAGGAGGTGATTGACATCCTGCAAGGAGGGCCAGGGAAGTCGTTGGAGAGGGTGGACCTCTCAGGCCGCCATCTACGGTATCTTCCGGAGGCGTTCGGGAAGTTGCGAGGCTTGCTGTACCTCAACTTGTCCAACAATCAATTAAAG GCTGTTCCGGATGCCATAGCAGGGTTAGAGTATCTGGAGGAACTTCATCTTTCTTCCAGCAGTCTGGTTTCGTTGCCTGATTCAATTGGACTACTGTTGAATCTTAAGATTCTTGATGTGTCTGCTAACAAGCTCAAGTCACTGCCAGATAGTATTTCAAAATGCAG GTCCCTGGTTGAGCTGAATGCAAGCTACAATGAGCTAACATATCTGCCGACTAATATCGGGCATGAGCTGCAGAGTCTGGAGAAACTTTGGATCCACCTCAATAAGTTACGTTCTCTTCCTACATCTGTTTGTGAGATGAGAGCTCTGCGCCTTTTGGATGCCCACTTCAATGAACTTCGAGGGTTGCCATATGCCATCGGTAATTTGTCAAATCTGGAGGTTATGAATCTCAGCAGTAACTTCAGTGACCTGCAAGAGCTTCCTGCTTCATTTGGTGATTTGATCAACCTCAGGGAACTTGATCTCAGTAACAATCAGATCCATGCACTGCCCAATACGTTTGGCCGCCTAGACAAACTGACAAAGCTAAATTTGGATCAGAACCCATTGGTTGTCCCCCCGCTGGAGGTCATCATGCAAggggttgaagcagtgaaagaCTACATGGCAAAAAGACTGCTCGACATTTTATTAGAGGATGAGAATAGTATGGCCGAAGAAATGTCACCGACGCAAGCCGGTAATGGTTGGTTGATGCGCAGCACCTCTTGGCTTAACAGTTGGGTTTCTGGGGTTTCTGGGAGTGTTGCAGGGTATCTTGGTTCCGGACAGAAGTCTTTCAGGGATCCCTATCTTGACCAGCAGTTGTGA
- the LOC135645197 gene encoding uncharacterized protein LOC135645197 isoform X1, translating to MPETGYPYRSKKTDDICDDVCGEASRAALSMSKRLRCALRWFDFKALLLLLIGVPILIFVIHVHGQKITYFLRPLWESPPKPFRTIPHYHHENVSMENLCKLHGWGTREIPRRVFDAVLFSNELDILEVRWNELSPYVSEFILLESNSTFTGLKKPLFFASNRSRFKFVESRLTYGTVGGRFMKGENPFVEESYQRVALDQLIRIAGISDDDLLIMSDVDEIPSGHTINLLRWCDDIPEMIHLQLRNYLYSFEFYVDDDSWRASIHRYRDGKTRYAHFRQTDDLLADSGWHCSFCFRHISEFIFKMKAYSHVDRIRFSYYLSPSRIQDVICHGADLFDMLPEEYTFQKIIAKLGPIPSSYSAVNLPSYLIQNADRYRYLLPGNCKRESG from the exons ATGCCGGAGACCGGGTACCCTTATCGCTCCAAGAAGACGGATGATATCTGCGACGACGTCTGCGGTGAG GCTTCAAGGGCAGCTCTTAGCATGTCTAAGCGGCTCCGATGCGCCCTCCGGTGGTTCGATTTCAAGGCGTTATTACTTCTCTTGATCGGCGTTCCCATCCTCATATTCGTTATCCATGTCCACGGCCAGAAGATCACCTACTTCCTCCGGCCATTGTGGGAATCCCCCCCTAAACCCTTCAGAACCATACCCCATTACCACCACGAGAACGTCTCCATGGAGAATCTGTGCAAGCTCCACGGATGGGGAACTCGAGAGATTCCTAGGCGCGTCTTTGATGCCGTCTTGTTCAGCAATGAGCTTGACATTCTCGAAGTCCGGTGGAATGAGCTCAGCCCGTACGTCTCGGAGTTCATCCTGCTTGAGTCCAATTCGACATTCACTGGCTTGAAGAAGCCCCTTTTCTTTGCGAGCAACCGAAGCCGCTTCAAGTTTGTGGAGTCACGGTTGACTTATGGGACTGTTGGGGGGAGATTCATGAAAGGTGAGAATCCTTTTGTCGAGGAGTCCTACCAACGAGTGGCACTAGATCAGCTTATCAGGATCGCTGGCATCAGCGATGATGACCTGTTGATCATGTCTGATGTTGATGAGATCCCCAGTGGCCATACAATCAACCTGCTTAGGTGGTGTGATGATATTCCAGAAATGATTCATCTCCAGCTGCGGAACTACCTCTACTCCTTTGAGTTCTATGTTGATGATGATAGCTGGAGGGCTTCGATTCACCGATATCGAGATGGCAAGACCAGATATGCCCATTTTCGTCAGACTGATGACCTGTTAGCTGATTCTGGATGGCACTGCAGCTTCTGCTTCCGGCATATTAGCGAGTTTATATTCAAAATGAAAGCTTACAGCCATGTCGATCGCATCAGATTTTCCTATTACTTGAGTCCTTCCAGAATTCAAGATGTCATATGCCATGGAGCAGACCTGTTTGACATGCTTCCTGAGGAGTACACATTCCAGAAAATCATTGCCAAGTTGGGACCAATTCCTAGTTCTTACTCTGCAGTGAATCTTCCAAGTTATCTAATTCAGAATGCTGACCGGTACAGATACCTTCTCCCAGGGAACTGCAAGCGAGAAAGTGGCTGA
- the LOC135645197 gene encoding uncharacterized protein LOC135645197 isoform X2, with the protein MISATTSAASRAALSMSKRLRCALRWFDFKALLLLLIGVPILIFVIHVHGQKITYFLRPLWESPPKPFRTIPHYHHENVSMENLCKLHGWGTREIPRRVFDAVLFSNELDILEVRWNELSPYVSEFILLESNSTFTGLKKPLFFASNRSRFKFVESRLTYGTVGGRFMKGENPFVEESYQRVALDQLIRIAGISDDDLLIMSDVDEIPSGHTINLLRWCDDIPEMIHLQLRNYLYSFEFYVDDDSWRASIHRYRDGKTRYAHFRQTDDLLADSGWHCSFCFRHISEFIFKMKAYSHVDRIRFSYYLSPSRIQDVICHGADLFDMLPEEYTFQKIIAKLGPIPSSYSAVNLPSYLIQNADRYRYLLPGNCKRESG; encoded by the exons ATGATATCTGCGACGACGTCTGCG GCTTCAAGGGCAGCTCTTAGCATGTCTAAGCGGCTCCGATGCGCCCTCCGGTGGTTCGATTTCAAGGCGTTATTACTTCTCTTGATCGGCGTTCCCATCCTCATATTCGTTATCCATGTCCACGGCCAGAAGATCACCTACTTCCTCCGGCCATTGTGGGAATCCCCCCCTAAACCCTTCAGAACCATACCCCATTACCACCACGAGAACGTCTCCATGGAGAATCTGTGCAAGCTCCACGGATGGGGAACTCGAGAGATTCCTAGGCGCGTCTTTGATGCCGTCTTGTTCAGCAATGAGCTTGACATTCTCGAAGTCCGGTGGAATGAGCTCAGCCCGTACGTCTCGGAGTTCATCCTGCTTGAGTCCAATTCGACATTCACTGGCTTGAAGAAGCCCCTTTTCTTTGCGAGCAACCGAAGCCGCTTCAAGTTTGTGGAGTCACGGTTGACTTATGGGACTGTTGGGGGGAGATTCATGAAAGGTGAGAATCCTTTTGTCGAGGAGTCCTACCAACGAGTGGCACTAGATCAGCTTATCAGGATCGCTGGCATCAGCGATGATGACCTGTTGATCATGTCTGATGTTGATGAGATCCCCAGTGGCCATACAATCAACCTGCTTAGGTGGTGTGATGATATTCCAGAAATGATTCATCTCCAGCTGCGGAACTACCTCTACTCCTTTGAGTTCTATGTTGATGATGATAGCTGGAGGGCTTCGATTCACCGATATCGAGATGGCAAGACCAGATATGCCCATTTTCGTCAGACTGATGACCTGTTAGCTGATTCTGGATGGCACTGCAGCTTCTGCTTCCGGCATATTAGCGAGTTTATATTCAAAATGAAAGCTTACAGCCATGTCGATCGCATCAGATTTTCCTATTACTTGAGTCCTTCCAGAATTCAAGATGTCATATGCCATGGAGCAGACCTGTTTGACATGCTTCCTGAGGAGTACACATTCCAGAAAATCATTGCCAAGTTGGGACCAATTCCTAGTTCTTACTCTGCAGTGAATCTTCCAAGTTATCTAATTCAGAATGCTGACCGGTACAGATACCTTCTCCCAGGGAACTGCAAGCGAGAAAGTGGCTGA
- the LOC135644761 gene encoding pentatricopeptide repeat-containing protein At3g48250, chloroplastic-like, whose protein sequence is MLCSSFRLRLPSLTSSCSSLLRFRTSPTQPPLPSLFFTYATTTASPVSDDDDVAAAADHLPFPSQESVLYVLKKFDKKPQQALSFFRRVTARPGFAPGPPAYNLMLRILGRPDHLTDFWAFLRSMHEAGHNVDQGTYLTLLSDFKRHKLAAESAALAQFYSRTAQHATSAAAVSAAARTILDSDDWNEGVEKKLELPLTEVAVAGVLREVRARPAQALAFFRWAGGRPGYDHGSVAYNALARVLAQEDSMGQFWDLIQEMKEKGHEMDIDTYIKVSRHLLKSRMMKEAVELYELMMDGPYKPAIQDCGMLLRQIALYDAPDLDLVFRVVRKYEAAGYSLSKVVYDGIHRSLTSNGKFDEAEEILKKMRLEGYEPDNITYSQLVYGLCKAKRLDDACKVFDEMEAAGCTPDLKTWTVLIQGHCTAGEVDKALELLTKMIEKNCEADGDVLDVLVKGLCSNNRADAGCTLFHEMVEKVHVKPWQATYKHLIQELLKSGMLEEALKLLSSMKIHKFPPYADPFPSYIAKCGTTVDAEEFLKALTVNNYPSPAAYLHVFQSLFKEGRYSEAQDLLYKCPHHIRKNVDISKLFGSIKSEKAS, encoded by the coding sequence ATGCTCTGCTCTTCATTTCGCCTCCGTCTCCCCTCCCTAACCTCCTCCTGCTCCTCGCTCCTCCGCTTTAGAACCAGCCCTACCCAACCTCCGCTTCCGTCCCTTTTCTTCACCTACGCCACCACCACCGCCTCCCCTGtctccgacgacgacgacgtcgccgccgccgccgaccaCCTCCCCTTCCCCTCCCAGGAGTCCGTCCTCTACGTCCTCAAGAAGTTCGACAAGAAGCCGCAGCAGGCCCTGTCCTTTTTCCGCCGCGTCACAGCTCGGCCCGGCTTTGCCCCCGGCCCCCCAGCCTACAACCTCATGCTCCGCATCCTCGGCCGCCCCGATCACCTCACCGACTTCTGGGCTTTCCTCAGGTCCATGCACGAAGCCGGCCACAACGTCGACCAAGGCACCTACCTCACCCTCCTCTCCGACTTCAAAAGGCACAAGCTGGCCGCCGAGTCCGCCGCGCTCGCCCAGTTCTACTCCAGGACTGCCCAGCATGCCACCTCTGCGGCGGCCGTCTCCGCCGCGGCGAGAACCATTCTCGACTCCGACGACTGGAACGAAGGCGTGGAGAAGAAATTGGAGCTCCCGTTGACGGAGGTCGCGGTGGCTGGAGTCCTCCGGGAGGTCCGCGCGCGCCCGGCGCAGGCCCTGGCCTTCTTCCGGTGGGCCGGAGGGAGGCCGGGGTACGACCACGGGTCCGTCGCGTACAACGCCCTGGCCCGTGTTCTCGCCCAGGAGGACTCGATGGGGCAGTTCTGGGACTTGATTCAGGAGATGAAGGAGAAGGGTCACGAGATGGACATCGACACCTACATCAAGGTGTCGAGGCATCTCCTCAAGAGCAGAATGATGAAGGAGGCCGTGGAGCTGTACGAGCTTATGATGGACGGGCCGTACAAGCCGGCGATCCAGGACTGCGGCATGCTCCTGAGGCAGATCGCGCTGTACGACGCCCCGGATCTCGATTTGGTGTTCAGGGTCGTGAGGAAGTACGAGGCGGCCGGGTACTCCTTGTCCAAGGTGGTCTATGATGGGATCCATCGGTCCCTCACCAGCAACGGCAAGTTTGACGAGGCCGAAGAGATCCTGAAGAAGATGAGGCTCGAAGGCTATGAGCCGGATAACATCACTTACAGCCAGTTGGTGTATGGGCTCTGTAAGGCCAAGAGATTGGACGACGCCTGCAAGGTGTTCGATGAAATGGAAGCGGCCGGTTGTACCCCTGATCTCAAGACCTGGACAGTTCTGATACAAGGGCACTGCACCGCAGGGGAGGTCGATAAAGCCCTGGAGTTGTTGACGAAGATGATCGAGAAAAACTGTGAGGCAGATGGGGATGTTTTGGATGTCTTGGTGAAAGGCCTGTGCAGCAATAACAGGGCGGATGCCGGCTGCACACTGTTCCATGAGATGGTGGAGAAGGTGCATGTAAAGCCATGGCAAGCGACCTACAAGCATTTGATTCAAGAATTGCTGAAATCAGGAATGCTGGAAGAGGCATTGAAGCTTCTTAGTTCCATGAAGATCCATAAATTTCCACCTTATGCAGATCCTTTCCCTTCCTACATAGCCAAGTGTGGGACAACTGTGGATGCTGAAGAGTTCTTGAAAGCCTTGACGGTGAACAACTATCCATCGCCTGCAGCTTACTTGCATGTGTTCCAGTCCCTCTTCAAAGAAGGTAGGTACTCTGAGGCTCAAGATCTACTATACAAATGCCCTCATCATATTCGCAAGAATGTGGACATCTCCAAACTCTTTGGTTCAATTAAATCTGAGAAAGCTTCTTAA
- the LOC135645867 gene encoding chloroplast sensor kinase, chloroplastic-like isoform X1: MLPSAIAAANSLFYCIDPRFPTRLHLIHTNPVLLGLHNPSPFRPKSTTSRYPSPIFRIHSSLHPVALTDSNDAAELVPSSAAALAAAIQRASPSSPVVFTQRVEKQGKEGLVLPSPDFQRLCLEQLDLFRMVVDPDAVLSVYVRPAGSYIMDQLELRRVVFYPETDVSESADCVILVGNFSIPSGLRAAETALSKQKVEVISGTGALVLPMVKHPFVVGFLVAELPKKDLDSCENVDSGELCVPFCSPKDDCLGGAPYSSKKPWEIEAFSEDLMKAYGQFTTEQRSRAIVISRSLATAYVMDQKAMLLQQSSWQNSVRMNHLIEQIRAPLSSIRALTKMLSVHVKRSEISYDIIEDLLMQGEHMKDALQQLQDSAYLTKVNIVRYNEETIKKMHDPKFSHQELSRSLPSENDSSENKTYSMQKMEPVLPLSSGKKDLAMPMPPLWLVPLKQNITRPCVVSDILKDLVGAALPLADNQQRSLELNELSQFLQVGVEESSLRQALSNLIEGALLRTCIGGKVQIYATGAPAGGALVIIDDDGPDMHYMTQMRSLTPFGVDLFADGMVEDNMTWNFVAGLTIAREILESYGCVIRVISPRALDAAFGTGGTRIELWFPALPSDSSDAAGEV; this comes from the exons ATGTTGCCCTCCGCCATCGCTGCGGCGAACTCGCTCTTCTACTGCATCGATCCCCGCTTCCCTACACGGCTTCATCTCATTCATACTAATCCCGTTCTTCTGGGACTCCACAACCCCTCGCCTTTTCGGCCCAAATCGACCACAAGCCGATACCCTTCTCCGATCTTCAGAATCCACTCTTCTCTCCATCCCGTCGCCCTCACAGACTCGAACGACGCCGCGGAGTTGGTCCCCTCCTCCGCCGCGGCGCTGGCCGCCGCCATCCAGCGGGCCTCGCCGTCGTCGCCGGTGGTGTTCACCCAGCGGGTGGAGAAACAGGGGAAGGAAGGGCTTGTCCTGCCGAGCCCTGACTTCCAACGCCTCTGCCTCGAGCAGCTCGATTTGTTTCGCATGGTTGTGGATCCGGACGCCGTCTTGTCG GTGTATGTCAGGCCAGCTGGCAGTTACATAATGGACCAGTTAGAATTACGGCGAGTTGTTTTTTATCCAGAAACTGATGTTTCTGAAAGTGCAGATTGTGTGATATTAGTTGGTAATTTTTCTATACCATCAGGTTTACGTGCAGCTGAAACTGCTCTCTCGAAACAGAAA GTGGAAGTGATATCTGGGACTGGAGCTCTTGTTCTGCCAATGGTTAAGCATCCATTTGTTGTAGGATTTCTAGTTGCAGAACTACCAAAGAAGGATTTGGATTCATGTGAGAATGTGGATAGTGGTGAACTGTGTGTGCCCTTTTGCTCACCTAAAGATGATTGTTTAGGTGGAGCACCATATTCTAGTAAGAAACCCTGGGAAATTGAGGCTTTCAGTGAAGATTTGATGAAAGCTTATGGCCAATTCACAACTGAACAAAGATCAAGAGCTATTGTGATTTCTCGATCTTTGGCCACAGCATATGTCATGGATCAG AAAGCAATGCTTCTTCAACAGTCTTCTTGGCAAAATAGTGTCAGAATGAATCATCTGATTGAACAA ATACGTGCACCTCTTTCTAGCATTAGAGCTCTGACAAAAATGTTATCTGTTCATGTCAAGAGAAGTGAG ATTTCATATGATATCATCGAAGACTTACTTATGCAGGGTGAACATATGAAAGATGCCTTACAGCAGCTTCAAGATTCTGCCTATCTCACCAAG GTTAATATAGTACGATACAATGAAGAAACAATAAAGAAGATGCATGATCCTAAGTTCAGCCACCAAGAATTGTCGAGGTCACTGCCATCTGAGAATGATTCAAGCGAGAACAAAACATATAGTATGCAGAAGATGGAACCTGTGCTACCACTAAGCTCTGGAAAAAAAGACCTAGCAATGCCGATGCCACCTCTTTGGCTTGTGCCACTAAAACAAAACATTACCAG ACCATGTGTTGTTTCTGATATATTGAAAGATCTGGTTGGAGCTGCTCTCCCTCTCGCTGACAATCAACAACGATCACTGGAACTTAATGAACTGTCACAGTTTCTCCAGGTTGGTGTCGAAGAATCTTCTCTGCGACAGGCACTTAGTAATCTGATAGAGGGGGCTTTGTTGCGCACATGCATAGGCGGGAAAGTTCAAATATATGCAACTGGAGCACCTGCTGGTGGTGCCCTGGTCATAATTGATGATGACGGGCCTGACATGCATTACATG ACTCAAATGCGCTCTCTCACACCATTTGGAGTGGATCTCTTTGCAGATGGCATGGTGGAAGACAACATGACATGGAATTTTGTTGCAGGGCTGACCATTGCTCGTGAGATCCTAGAGAGCTATGGGTGTGTCATCCGTGTCATTTCGCCCCGGGCCTTGGATGCTGCCTTTGGTACCGGGGGGACGCGTATTGAACTCTGGTTCCCTGCTCTGCCGTCTGATTCATCTGATGCAGCCGGAGAGGTGTAG
- the LOC135645867 gene encoding chloroplast sensor kinase, chloroplastic-like isoform X2, which produces MLPSAIAAANSLFYCIDPRFPTRLHLIHTNPVLLGLHNPSPFRPKSTTSRYPSPIFRIHSSLHPVALTDSNDAAELVPSSAAALAAAIQRASPSSPVVFTQRVEKQGKEGLVLPSPDFQRLCLEQLDLFRMVVDPDAVLSVYVRPAGSYIMDQLELRRVVFYPETDVSESADCVILVGNFSIPSGLRAAETALSKQKVEVISGTGALVLPMVKHPFVVGFLVAELPKKDLDSCENVDSGELCVPFCSPKDDCLGGAPYSSKKPWEIEAFSEDLMKAYGQFTTEQRSRAIVISRSLATAYVMDQKAMLLQQSSWQNSVRMNHLIEQIRAPLSSIRALTKMLSVHVKRSEISYDIIEDLLMQGEHMKDALQQLQDSAYLTKVNIVRYNEETIKKMHDPKFSHQELSRSLPSENDSSENKTYSMQKMEPVLPLSSGKKDLAMPMPPLWLVPLKQNITRQTMCCF; this is translated from the exons ATGTTGCCCTCCGCCATCGCTGCGGCGAACTCGCTCTTCTACTGCATCGATCCCCGCTTCCCTACACGGCTTCATCTCATTCATACTAATCCCGTTCTTCTGGGACTCCACAACCCCTCGCCTTTTCGGCCCAAATCGACCACAAGCCGATACCCTTCTCCGATCTTCAGAATCCACTCTTCTCTCCATCCCGTCGCCCTCACAGACTCGAACGACGCCGCGGAGTTGGTCCCCTCCTCCGCCGCGGCGCTGGCCGCCGCCATCCAGCGGGCCTCGCCGTCGTCGCCGGTGGTGTTCACCCAGCGGGTGGAGAAACAGGGGAAGGAAGGGCTTGTCCTGCCGAGCCCTGACTTCCAACGCCTCTGCCTCGAGCAGCTCGATTTGTTTCGCATGGTTGTGGATCCGGACGCCGTCTTGTCG GTGTATGTCAGGCCAGCTGGCAGTTACATAATGGACCAGTTAGAATTACGGCGAGTTGTTTTTTATCCAGAAACTGATGTTTCTGAAAGTGCAGATTGTGTGATATTAGTTGGTAATTTTTCTATACCATCAGGTTTACGTGCAGCTGAAACTGCTCTCTCGAAACAGAAA GTGGAAGTGATATCTGGGACTGGAGCTCTTGTTCTGCCAATGGTTAAGCATCCATTTGTTGTAGGATTTCTAGTTGCAGAACTACCAAAGAAGGATTTGGATTCATGTGAGAATGTGGATAGTGGTGAACTGTGTGTGCCCTTTTGCTCACCTAAAGATGATTGTTTAGGTGGAGCACCATATTCTAGTAAGAAACCCTGGGAAATTGAGGCTTTCAGTGAAGATTTGATGAAAGCTTATGGCCAATTCACAACTGAACAAAGATCAAGAGCTATTGTGATTTCTCGATCTTTGGCCACAGCATATGTCATGGATCAG AAAGCAATGCTTCTTCAACAGTCTTCTTGGCAAAATAGTGTCAGAATGAATCATCTGATTGAACAA ATACGTGCACCTCTTTCTAGCATTAGAGCTCTGACAAAAATGTTATCTGTTCATGTCAAGAGAAGTGAG ATTTCATATGATATCATCGAAGACTTACTTATGCAGGGTGAACATATGAAAGATGCCTTACAGCAGCTTCAAGATTCTGCCTATCTCACCAAG GTTAATATAGTACGATACAATGAAGAAACAATAAAGAAGATGCATGATCCTAAGTTCAGCCACCAAGAATTGTCGAGGTCACTGCCATCTGAGAATGATTCAAGCGAGAACAAAACATATAGTATGCAGAAGATGGAACCTGTGCTACCACTAAGCTCTGGAAAAAAAGACCTAGCAATGCCGATGCCACCTCTTTGGCTTGTGCCACTAAAACAAAACATTACCAG GCAGACCATGTGTTGTTTCTGA